Proteins encoded in a region of the Sphingopyxis sp. OAS728 genome:
- a CDS encoding N-formylglutamate amidohydrolase: MSEAWRQLGEARAGGILLIADHASAFVPDDIDLGIDTALLANHIAIDIGVAGVSKLLVESGAVDAAILGGVSRLVVDCNRDEDAPGVLPIASDGHAVPGNALDDHAREARLARFFRPYHAHIADTIAAHRPAMILSLHSFTPSLAAHPDQARPWHVGVLYNEDDRLAAAAIAALKAENMTVGDQQPYSGKLLNATMNRHAEANGIPYVGIEMRQDLVGDAAGQALFAERLSRMCSKVALNLTK; this comes from the coding sequence GTGAGCGAAGCGTGGCGGCAACTCGGCGAAGCGCGCGCCGGCGGCATCCTGTTGATCGCCGATCACGCCTCGGCGTTTGTGCCCGATGACATCGACCTCGGCATCGACACGGCGCTGCTGGCCAACCATATCGCGATCGACATTGGTGTCGCCGGGGTGTCGAAATTGCTGGTCGAAAGCGGCGCGGTCGACGCCGCGATCCTCGGCGGCGTGTCGCGGCTCGTCGTCGACTGCAACCGCGATGAGGATGCTCCCGGCGTGCTGCCAATTGCCAGCGACGGACATGCGGTTCCGGGCAATGCGCTCGACGATCATGCCCGCGAGGCTCGGCTGGCGCGGTTTTTCCGGCCCTATCATGCGCATATTGCGGACACGATCGCGGCGCACCGTCCGGCGATGATCCTGTCGCTGCACAGCTTTACGCCGTCGCTCGCGGCGCATCCCGATCAGGCGCGGCCATGGCACGTCGGGGTGCTCTACAATGAGGACGACCGGCTCGCGGCGGCGGCAATCGCCGCTTTGAAGGCCGAGAATATGACCGTCGGCGACCAGCAGCCCTATTCGGGCAAGCTGCTCAACGCGACGATGAACCGTCATGCCGAGGCGAACGGTATTCCCTATGTCGGGATCGAGATGCGGCAGGATCTGGTCGGAGACGCGGCGGGGCAGGCGCTCTTTGCCGAACGGCTTTCTCGCATGTGCAGCAAAGTTGCATTGAATCTGACCAAATAG
- a CDS encoding 4-(cytidine 5'-diphospho)-2-C-methyl-D-erythritol kinase, protein MTAFRETGWAKINLALHVRGRRADGYHEIETLFAFVDGGDAIAAEFAEADSLTIDGEFGENLSAGDDNLVMQVLALLRGRYGADRVPLLAVTLSKRLPVAAGIGGGSADAAAMARLIRTHFLPELGDATLARLVSPLGADVAACVTSTTCLGVGVGEELSPVPELHLAGTPVLLVNPRHPVATGPVFAAWDGIDRGPLFTGADFRAQLFSARNDLQRPAIAQCPAIADILLELGGLRPWLARMSGSGATCFALFDAAAERDAAAAQLAARHPGWWTMTGALR, encoded by the coding sequence GTGACGGCGTTTCGCGAGACCGGCTGGGCCAAGATCAACCTCGCGCTGCACGTCCGGGGTCGTCGGGCTGACGGCTATCACGAGATCGAGACTTTGTTCGCCTTCGTCGATGGCGGCGACGCGATCGCGGCCGAGTTCGCCGAGGCCGACAGCCTGACGATCGACGGCGAGTTTGGCGAAAACCTCAGCGCCGGCGACGACAATCTGGTGATGCAGGTGCTCGCGCTCCTTCGCGGCCGCTATGGCGCCGACCGCGTGCCCCTGCTTGCGGTGACGTTGTCCAAGCGGCTGCCGGTGGCGGCAGGGATCGGCGGCGGGTCGGCCGACGCCGCCGCGATGGCGCGGCTGATCCGGACGCACTTCCTGCCCGAACTGGGTGATGCGACGCTGGCGCGGCTCGTCAGCCCGCTTGGAGCCGATGTCGCAGCCTGTGTGACGAGCACGACCTGTCTTGGTGTCGGGGTTGGGGAAGAGTTGAGCCCGGTGCCCGAACTGCATCTGGCCGGGACGCCCGTGCTGCTGGTAAATCCGCGTCACCCCGTCGCGACTGGGCCGGTTTTCGCGGCGTGGGACGGGATCGACCGCGGACCGCTGTTCACGGGCGCAGATTTTCGCGCCCAACTTTTCAGCGCACGCAACGATCTGCAGCGCCCGGCGATCGCGCAGTGCCCGGCGATTGCCGACATCTTGCTCGAGCTCGGGGGACTGCGCCCTTGGCTCGCGCGTATGTCGGGGTCGGGTGCGACCTGTTTTGCGCTGTTCGATGCGGCGGCCGAGCGCGATGCGGCGGCGGCGCAATTGGCAGCGCGGCATCCGGGTTGGTGGACGATGACGGGAGCATTGCGGTGA
- a CDS encoding electron transfer flavoprotein-ubiquinone oxidoreductase — MSERESMPYDVVIVGAGPAGLSAAIRLKQLANDAGSELSVCILEKGSEVGAHILSGAVIDPKGLDELLPEWRTQGCPLAEVPVNDNQHWVLTKTKKFGLPHIMTPPFMHNVGTYTGSLGNLCRWLAEQAEGLGVEIFPGFPAAEILYNEDGSVKGVATGDMGVARDGSHKGDYAPGLELHAKYTFFAEGVRGHLTKMIKPQFGLDADCEPQVYGLGVKELWDIKPENHAAGRVIHTQGWPLDQYANGGGFLYHQANGQVALGFVTWLNYRNPHISPFQEMQKWKTHPEIAKILKGGKRVSYGARAISDGGLQSVPKLAFPGGALIGDTAGFLNVPRIKGSHTAMKSGMMAAEAAFAAVTAGRSSDTLDAYQAAYDESWVKKELSVVRNVLPLVEKYGDFTGTILSGITMWLETLKIKVPFTMKHHPDNESLYRADIMPKPDYPKPDGVLTFDRLSSVFISNTNHEEDQPVHLQLKDPSIPVAYNLPLYDEPAQRYCPAGVYEIVGEAEGDPKFVINAQNCVHCKTCDIKDPTQNINWVTPEGGGGPNYPNM, encoded by the coding sequence GTGAGCGAACGGGAATCGATGCCCTATGACGTGGTCATCGTTGGCGCAGGGCCGGCGGGGCTTTCGGCGGCGATCCGCCTCAAACAACTGGCGAACGACGCGGGCAGCGAATTGTCGGTGTGCATCCTCGAAAAGGGATCCGAAGTCGGCGCGCATATCCTGTCGGGCGCCGTCATCGATCCCAAGGGCCTCGACGAACTGCTGCCCGAATGGCGCACGCAGGGCTGCCCGCTCGCCGAAGTGCCGGTCAACGACAACCAGCATTGGGTGCTGACCAAGACCAAGAAGTTCGGCCTGCCGCACATCATGACGCCGCCCTTCATGCACAATGTCGGGACGTACACCGGCAGCCTCGGCAATCTGTGCCGCTGGCTCGCCGAACAGGCCGAAGGGCTGGGCGTCGAAATCTTCCCCGGCTTCCCCGCCGCCGAGATCCTCTACAATGAGGATGGCTCGGTCAAAGGCGTCGCGACGGGAGACATGGGCGTCGCGCGCGACGGCAGCCACAAGGGCGACTACGCCCCCGGGCTCGAACTCCATGCGAAATATACCTTCTTCGCCGAGGGCGTGCGTGGGCATCTGACCAAGATGATCAAGCCGCAGTTCGGCCTCGATGCCGATTGCGAGCCGCAGGTTTACGGCCTTGGCGTCAAGGAATTGTGGGACATCAAGCCCGAGAACCATGCCGCGGGGCGCGTGATCCACACGCAGGGCTGGCCGCTCGATCAATACGCCAACGGCGGCGGTTTCCTTTATCACCAGGCGAACGGGCAGGTCGCCTTGGGCTTTGTCACCTGGCTCAACTATCGCAATCCGCACATCTCCCCCTTCCAGGAGATGCAGAAGTGGAAGACGCATCCCGAGATCGCGAAGATCCTGAAGGGTGGCAAGCGCGTGTCCTATGGCGCGCGCGCGATCAGCGACGGCGGGCTGCAATCGGTGCCGAAGCTCGCTTTTCCGGGCGGCGCGCTGATCGGCGACACCGCGGGTTTCCTCAACGTTCCGCGCATCAAGGGCAGCCATACCGCGATGAAGTCGGGTATGATGGCGGCCGAAGCCGCGTTCGCCGCGGTGACCGCGGGGCGCAGCAGCGACACGCTCGACGCCTATCAGGCCGCCTATGACGAAAGCTGGGTGAAGAAGGAGCTCAGCGTCGTCCGCAACGTGCTGCCGCTCGTCGAGAAATATGGCGACTTTACCGGCACGATCCTTTCGGGGATCACGATGTGGCTCGAAACGCTGAAAATCAAAGTCCCCTTCACGATGAAGCATCATCCGGACAATGAAAGCCTGTACCGGGCCGACATCATGCCGAAACCCGACTATCCCAAACCCGACGGCGTGCTGACCTTTGACCGCCTCTCCTCGGTGTTCATTTCGAACACCAACCATGAGGAAGACCAGCCGGTCCACCTGCAGCTCAAGGATCCATCGATCCCGGTCGCGTACAACCTGCCGCTCTATGATGAGCCCGCGCAGCGTTATTGCCCGGCAGGCGTCTACGAGATCGTGGGCGAAGCCGAAGGCGATCCCAAATTCGTGATCAACGCGCAGAATTGCGTTCACTGCAAGACGTGCGATATCAAGGACCCGACCCAGAATATCAACTGGGTCACCCCCGAAGGCGGCGGAGGCCCCAATTACCCGAACATGTAA
- a CDS encoding uracil-DNA glycosylase family protein, translating to MGGPNTALLAESISDWWSLAGLDALVGEQPAGWLVLPPANDAAAAKPKARPALAAEPELAPLPAVLQRQEAPQAAEAKGPVVFPDDWTEFQQWLAEGTDVPGSQWDARRILPVGEAGAPLMLLTAWPEIDDQRDGTLFSGETGKLLDAMLQAIGRTRGDCYVASLAVTRPAGGRCDGAEAAELDRLLWHHLRLAKPGRLLLIGGDIVRMAASIALPDARGKLLNINQDGGKLEAVAVAHPAMLLARPAQKAAAWDSLKLLNWGR from the coding sequence ATGGGTGGGCCAAACACAGCCTTGCTGGCGGAAAGCATTAGCGACTGGTGGTCGCTGGCGGGCCTCGACGCGCTCGTCGGTGAGCAACCGGCGGGTTGGCTCGTCTTGCCGCCGGCGAATGACGCTGCGGCAGCCAAGCCGAAAGCCAGGCCGGCGCTCGCCGCCGAACCCGAACTCGCGCCCCTCCCCGCCGTGCTCCAGCGGCAGGAAGCGCCCCAAGCCGCCGAGGCCAAGGGCCCGGTGGTTTTCCCCGATGACTGGACCGAATTTCAGCAATGGTTGGCCGAAGGCACCGATGTACCCGGCAGTCAATGGGATGCACGCCGCATCCTTCCCGTCGGCGAGGCGGGTGCGCCGCTGATGCTGCTCACCGCATGGCCCGAGATCGACGACCAGCGCGACGGCACGCTGTTTTCCGGTGAAACGGGTAAATTGCTCGACGCAATGCTGCAGGCGATCGGCAGGACGCGCGGCGACTGCTATGTCGCCAGCCTCGCCGTGACGCGCCCCGCGGGCGGCCGCTGCGACGGCGCCGAGGCGGCCGAACTCGACCGCTTGCTCTGGCACCATCTGCGGCTCGCGAAACCGGGCCGGCTGCTCCTGATCGGCGGCGACATCGTTCGCATGGCAGCAAGCATCGCCCTGCCCGATGCGCGCGGAAAGTTACTGAATATTAACCAAGATGGCGGCAAGCTGGAGGCTGTGGCTGTCGCGCATCCCGCGATGCTGCTGGCCCGGCCCGCTCAAAAGGCGGCTGCGTGGGATAGCCTGAAACTGCTCAACTGGGGACGTTGA
- a CDS encoding lytic transglycosylase domain-containing protein yields MTKTFISCAVLAAALAASPALAADAGDRNLVSVPQTVPDILTSKQKQLYTQVLTAIRGQRWSEAKSLLDSSDNGPLTDFLRAELLTAPNSPRAEVADIMPILSRSPFLPQAEQLGRLATKRGATDLPALPLQARLAWAGSAPRRLGADAVSGDPAAAALARTIPERIKNDDPAGAEALLNAAGDQLSPEARSEWRQKVAWSYYIENDDANALRLANDCTSGQGAWATQGAWVKGLAAWRTRDYRTALTAFDRVAKEAPDSEQRAAAYYWSARAAIAAGEPESVQQRLRAAAANEETFYGLLAAETLGVEPNRQRENVRADRSAWRALEDLPNVRAAMALAEIGEDKYADAALRHQARIGDMRQHEQLLAIAGVLNLPETQLYLAHNTPQGRKPSAQARYPQPKWEPNGGWKVDPALVFAHTLQESRFQRSVVSPAGAFGLMQVRPGTARDIARWRGDSGTGDLRIPAVNMDMGQSYLQYLSKDPSTGGQLPKVIAAYNAGPAPIARWQTEIRDNGDPLLYMESIPYWETRGYVGIVLRNYWMYEAQQGKPSVSRAALAQGKWPRFPDGKDRTRLSYVGDLSNAD; encoded by the coding sequence ATGACCAAGACTTTCATTTCATGCGCCGTTCTGGCCGCAGCTCTTGCCGCATCGCCTGCTCTGGCGGCCGATGCCGGCGACCGCAACCTGGTATCGGTGCCGCAGACCGTACCCGATATCCTGACGTCGAAACAGAAGCAGCTCTACACGCAGGTGCTGACGGCGATCCGCGGCCAGCGCTGGTCGGAAGCCAAATCCTTGCTCGACAGCTCGGACAATGGTCCGCTCACCGATTTCCTGCGCGCCGAACTGCTGACCGCACCGAACAGCCCGCGTGCCGAAGTCGCCGACATCATGCCGATCCTCTCGCGCTCGCCCTTCTTGCCGCAGGCCGAACAGCTTGGCCGGCTCGCGACGAAGCGCGGTGCGACCGATCTCCCTGCACTTCCTCTTCAGGCACGCCTCGCTTGGGCCGGCAGCGCGCCGCGCCGTTTGGGCGCCGACGCTGTGAGCGGCGATCCCGCCGCCGCAGCGCTCGCCCGCACGATCCCCGAACGGATCAAGAATGACGACCCCGCCGGTGCCGAAGCCTTGCTCAACGCCGCCGGCGACCAGCTGAGCCCCGAAGCACGTAGCGAATGGCGACAAAAGGTCGCCTGGTCCTATTATATCGAGAATGACGACGCGAATGCGCTCCGCCTCGCGAACGACTGCACCAGCGGACAGGGCGCGTGGGCGACGCAAGGCGCGTGGGTCAAGGGGCTCGCCGCATGGCGCACCCGTGACTATCGCACCGCGCTCACGGCCTTCGACCGCGTCGCAAAGGAAGCGCCCGACAGCGAACAGCGTGCCGCGGCCTATTACTGGTCGGCGCGTGCCGCGATCGCCGCGGGCGAGCCAGAATCGGTGCAGCAGCGCCTCCGCGCCGCCGCCGCGAACGAGGAGACCTTCTACGGCCTGCTCGCCGCCGAAACGCTCGGCGTCGAACCGAACCGCCAGCGCGAGAATGTCCGCGCCGACCGTAGCGCGTGGCGCGCGCTCGAAGACCTGCCCAACGTCCGCGCCGCGATGGCGCTCGCTGAAATCGGCGAGGACAAATATGCGGACGCGGCGCTCCGGCATCAGGCGCGGATCGGCGATATGCGCCAGCATGAACAATTGCTCGCGATCGCGGGCGTGTTGAACCTGCCCGAAACGCAGCTTTACCTCGCGCACAACACGCCGCAGGGCCGCAAGCCGTCCGCACAAGCACGCTATCCGCAGCCCAAATGGGAACCCAATGGCGGGTGGAAGGTCGATCCGGCGCTCGTCTTTGCCCATACGCTTCAGGAATCACGCTTCCAGCGCAGCGTCGTCAGCCCCGCGGGCGCGTTCGGCCTAATGCAGGTCCGCCCGGGCACTGCGCGCGACATTGCGCGCTGGCGCGGCGACAGCGGGACGGGCGACCTCCGTATCCCCGCGGTCAACATGGATATGGGGCAGAGCTATCTGCAATATCTGAGCAAGGATCCGTCGACCGGCGGCCAACTGCCCAAAGTCATCGCGGCCTATAACGCCGGCCCCGCGCCGATCGCGCGCTGGCAGACTGAAATCCGCGATAATGGCGATCCGCTGCTCTATATGGAATCGATCCCCTATTGGGAAACGCGCGGTTATGTCGGGATCGTGCTGCGCAATTACTGGATGTACGAAGCGCAGCAGGGCAAGCCGTCGGTCAGCCGCGCCGCGCTGGCGCAGGGTAAATGGCCGCGCTTCCCCGACGGCAAGGACCGCACGCGCCTGAGCTACGTCGGCGATCTGTCGAATGCCGATTGA
- the moaB gene encoding molybdenum cofactor biosynthesis protein B, whose amino-acid sequence MPIDENLVFKPVRIAVLTISDSRSAAEDRSGDKLEELLTGAGHILAARAIIKDETALIVSRLHNWIDDSEVDVVITTGGTGLTGRDVTPEALHRLDGKDIPGFGELFRWLSYQTIGTSTIQSRACAVVVRGTYIFALPGSTGAVTDAWEGILSTQLDSRHKPCNFVELMPRLTE is encoded by the coding sequence ATGCCGATTGACGAAAACCTCGTCTTCAAACCCGTCCGCATCGCGGTCCTGACGATTTCGGACAGCCGCAGCGCGGCTGAGGATCGTTCGGGCGACAAGCTCGAGGAGTTGCTTACCGGCGCAGGCCATATCCTTGCCGCGCGCGCGATCATCAAGGACGAGACCGCGCTGATCGTCTCGCGCCTCCACAACTGGATCGACGATTCCGAGGTCGACGTCGTGATCACCACCGGCGGCACCGGCCTCACGGGCCGCGACGTGACGCCCGAGGCGCTGCACCGGCTCGACGGCAAGGACATCCCCGGCTTCGGCGAGTTGTTCCGCTGGCTGAGCTATCAGACGATCGGCACCTCGACGATCCAGTCGCGCGCTTGCGCTGTCGTAGTGCGCGGGACCTATATCTTCGCGCTGCCCGGTTCGACGGGCGCGGTGACCGACGCGTGGGAGGGCATTTTGTCGACCCAACTCGACAGCCGCCACAAGCCCTGCAACTTCGTCGAGCTGATGCCGCGCCTGACTGAATAG
- a CDS encoding PA0069 family radical SAM protein, translated as MESYALPVESSKPLPPVAGRGAPTNLRPTRTGSAERVADGDWLDAAEAIDGGAPKLRTTVTVEHPKTIISRNKSPDISFDRSINPYRGCEHGCIYCFARPTHAFHDLSPGLDFESRLFAKPDAAQLLRTELAKRGYVAAPLAIGTNTDGYQPIEREWGITRAIVEVLAETRHPLIITTKSDRVLRDIDLLADMARDNLVGVAVSVTSLDPKIARTLEPRAPHPRRRLAAIRKLIEAGVPTQVNISPIIPAITDHEIEAIMAAAAEAGAIRASYILMRLPYEVAPLFRAWLAAHYPDRADKVMHMVQDIRGGRDNDPNFFTRMKGHGVWAQLIRTRVKRAAREHGMDKSFPPLRSDLFRPPERDGQMELF; from the coding sequence ATGGAGAGCTACGCTCTCCCGGTGGAATCGTCCAAACCCCTCCCCCCTGTCGCGGGCCGCGGCGCGCCCACAAATTTGCGCCCCACCCGCACCGGATCGGCCGAACGCGTCGCCGATGGCGACTGGCTCGACGCGGCAGAAGCGATTGACGGAGGCGCGCCGAAGCTGCGCACGACGGTGACGGTCGAGCATCCGAAAACGATCATTTCGCGCAACAAGTCGCCAGACATCAGCTTCGACCGCTCGATCAACCCCTATCGCGGCTGCGAGCACGGCTGCATCTATTGTTTCGCGCGTCCAACGCACGCCTTTCACGATCTGTCGCCCGGGCTCGATTTCGAAAGCAGATTGTTCGCCAAACCCGACGCTGCGCAGTTGCTGCGTACCGAACTCGCCAAGCGCGGGTATGTGGCGGCGCCTCTCGCGATCGGGACCAACACCGACGGCTATCAGCCGATCGAACGCGAATGGGGGATCACCCGTGCGATCGTAGAAGTCCTTGCCGAAACGCGCCACCCGCTGATCATCACCACCAAGTCCGACCGTGTGCTCCGCGATATCGATCTGCTCGCCGATATGGCGCGCGACAATCTGGTCGGTGTCGCAGTGTCGGTGACGTCGCTCGACCCCAAGATCGCGCGCACCCTCGAACCGCGCGCGCCGCATCCGCGCCGCCGCCTCGCTGCGATCCGCAAGCTGATCGAAGCCGGCGTGCCGACGCAGGTCAATATTTCGCCGATCATCCCCGCAATCACCGATCACGAGATCGAAGCGATCATGGCCGCCGCCGCCGAAGCGGGCGCGATCCGAGCGTCGTATATCCTGATGCGCCTTCCATATGAGGTCGCTCCGCTCTTCCGCGCCTGGCTCGCCGCGCACTACCCCGACCGCGCCGACAAGGTCATGCACATGGTGCAGGACATCCGCGGCGGCCGCGACAATGACCCGAATTTCTTCACACGCATGAAGGGGCACGGCGTATGGGCGCAGCTCATTCGCACGCGCGTCAAACGCGCCGCACGCGAACATGGCATGGACAAAAGCTTCCCGCCGCTCCGCAGCGACCTGTTTCGTCCGCCCGAACGCGACGGGCAGATGGAGCTGTTCTAG
- a CDS encoding long-chain fatty acid--CoA ligase: protein MGMQGQPLLVTSLIDHAAREHAGREIVSRWADGSMTRTTWGEVGTDARRFAAAMTKLGVQKGDRIATLAMNHAHHLVSWYGSAGMGGVLHTVNPRLFDEQLIYIINHADDRVLLFDAMFLPIVERLRPQLPTVEHFILFDAPAREGYLSYRDLIDAEDGSFEWVELDERDPVGLCYTSGTTGNPKGVLYEHRSNVIHAITEIQPDVFDMSNRSVILPIVPMFHANSWGIPFAAATVGAKLVFSATNDAQVLCDLMHDEGVTHSAGVPTVWLAMFGHMDATGIDYGRLQRVIIGGSAAPRAMIERFMKAGVEVAHAWGMTETSPIGTMGKRPWNWDEMGFDERVDVVCRQGCPPFGVELRIVDDEENELPRDGVTSGRLQCRGPWIIQRYFKADKDTTDGEGWFDTGDVSVIHPDGVMQITDRAKDVIKSGGEWISSIELENAAVGAPGVQEAAAVGVYHPKWDERPILLIVRKPGAETSEAAIVEYLQDKVAKWWLPDEIVFVDELPHTATGKILKRQIRDDYKDYRLRSLDAA from the coding sequence ATGGGAATGCAGGGCCAGCCATTACTCGTCACCAGCCTGATCGATCATGCCGCGCGCGAGCATGCGGGGCGCGAGATCGTGTCGCGCTGGGCGGATGGCAGCATGACGCGGACGACTTGGGGGGAGGTCGGAACGGATGCACGCCGCTTCGCCGCCGCGATGACGAAGCTGGGAGTGCAGAAGGGCGACCGCATTGCGACGCTGGCGATGAACCATGCCCATCACTTGGTCAGCTGGTACGGCAGCGCAGGCATGGGCGGTGTGTTGCACACGGTGAACCCGCGGTTGTTCGACGAGCAGCTCATCTACATCATCAACCATGCCGACGATCGCGTGCTGTTGTTCGATGCGATGTTCCTGCCGATCGTCGAGCGGCTGCGCCCGCAATTGCCGACGGTTGAGCATTTCATCCTGTTCGATGCGCCGGCGCGCGAAGGCTATCTCTCGTACCGCGACCTGATCGACGCCGAGGATGGAAGTTTCGAATGGGTCGAACTCGACGAGCGCGACCCGGTCGGGCTTTGCTATACGAGCGGGACGACGGGCAACCCGAAGGGCGTCCTTTACGAACATCGCTCGAACGTCATCCATGCGATCACCGAGATCCAGCCCGACGTGTTCGACATGTCGAACCGCAGCGTCATCCTGCCGATCGTGCCCATGTTCCATGCCAACAGCTGGGGCATTCCCTTTGCGGCTGCGACCGTCGGCGCCAAGCTGGTCTTTTCGGCAACCAACGACGCGCAGGTTCTATGCGACCTGATGCACGACGAGGGCGTGACGCATAGCGCGGGCGTTCCGACCGTATGGCTGGCAATGTTCGGCCATATGGATGCGACGGGCATCGATTATGGCAGGCTGCAACGCGTCATCATTGGCGGATCGGCCGCGCCGCGCGCGATGATCGAGCGTTTCATGAAGGCCGGCGTCGAAGTCGCGCACGCGTGGGGGATGACCGAAACCTCGCCGATCGGCACCATGGGCAAACGGCCGTGGAACTGGGACGAGATGGGTTTTGACGAACGCGTCGATGTCGTCTGCCGCCAGGGCTGTCCGCCATTCGGGGTCGAATTGCGCATCGTCGACGACGAGGAGAATGAGCTGCCGCGCGACGGCGTGACGAGCGGACGGCTGCAATGCCGCGGACCGTGGATCATCCAGCGCTATTTCAAGGCCGACAAGGATACGACCGATGGCGAGGGCTGGTTCGATACCGGCGACGTCTCGGTCATCCATCCCGACGGCGTCATGCAGATCACCGACCGCGCGAAGGACGTCATCAAGTCTGGCGGCGAATGGATCAGTTCGATCGAGCTGGAAAATGCTGCGGTCGGCGCGCCCGGCGTACAGGAAGCGGCCGCCGTCGGCGTCTATCACCCGAAATGGGACGAGCGGCCGATCCTGCTGATCGTCAGAAAGCCGGGCGCCGAGACGAGCGAGGCGGCGATCGTCGAATATCTGCAGGACAAGGTCGCCAAATGGTGGTTGCCCGACGAGATCGTCTTCGTCGACGAACTGCCGCACACCGCGACGGGCAAGATTTTGAAGCGCCAGATCCGTGACGATTACAAGGATTACAGGCTGCGGTCGCTCGACGCAGCCTAG